Proteins encoded within one genomic window of Anopheles gambiae chromosome 3, idAnoGambNW_F1_1, whole genome shotgun sequence:
- the LOC4578130 gene encoding transcription factor hamlet isoform X4 yields the protein MSKHHEHGPADFSLSTSLHHHLLPTADDVRERLKLQSAEQFLLQMARLQRSPPDLDIQAGSVVALKTIPKGTQYGPFEGKLLREPMDRRFAWEVIDLDVRGWLDATLEPTNWMKHIRCGSSSADANVQHFLKDGHLWYEVICDISPGRELLLRPKVPLHPRDGQDERGSERGSGGSQHSDNYEDEYNTSNDLDSSHNNKEQHQQQQQQHCHNSSNSNSSGRSSNGSSSGNRANGHGPHPADDSGNGSGDPHHHGDVKEEDEDEHGIDARCVVCDRQCHDIDQLDDHLVISHHYPKDAYRCELCPRAYSYRPSLLRHRAIVHGELRRFPCENCPKNEDTDASTATTPNTSSSSELFSYLLQAHDTRVFTDPSNLQRHIRTHHVGARSHACPECGKTFATSSGLKQHTHIHSSVKPFQCEVCFKSYTQFSNLCRHRRMHADCQVQIKCNKCGDSFSTTTSLSKHKRFCDSTAVTRGSLHPGAHPSQLRHPHDPYPHGTRSHSGGSQPGTPGGSAGASAAAAAAAASGGPGALHSLPPGMATPPNPFLMFPGAPFFAPGFRPYPGMPGIFPPAPGQVPQFPLSFFPKPAGPGPLSDQERRTPSPASRHLSLLESYGQQSMKISPPTGEEASNHLRPSPARPIPVSFNSAAAAVALLSGSPGPLMGGNHSLPATEPMQPERGTNNNHIKENNNHNQTNGTSSYGGQTQQQQHQRRTSSRSSSVTAVKEEFNRESSDVEEGEAGVSTIRVKNFSTRSKNASGDSSKSPALSEDRGSVHRRRSRTVEDGDTSESEEFASEAKKAKKDGDTSGSAEQPLDLSLSKKSKNDDEDDGAEADEEKDATEEIDNRSSNRSPTPIEVTSPRSTPTPSVPTPNSSDVPHHDLSLRARARNNTGSSISPKAASPLADAFTLPSPSPSLSPRPSPSPSSPGAGVTGAGAHHQPISYPRPIYPLLLEAMYHRGPGGMGGFQRPAFNFLDSLESNLDLLKRSRQYMPSKAFHQAAMMPPGFGVGGAGTAVPGSAGGPVPAGKVKDRYSCKYCGKVFPRSANLTRHLRTHTGEQPYKCRYCERSFSISSNLQRHVRNIHNKERPFKCHLCERCFGQQTNLDRHLKKHDADAAGLVLGDSPSSNEAERGEDVFFDEIRSFMGKVTYSGPTSLLPAGAGLSGASEVEPTLKGDGDDGESSVSGRRRYATPLDVTGGDDDEEEEDEDEEEDAASCDGESDLINIDSDKDTINNNDTIEVST from the exons GTGATAGATTTAGACGTTCGTGGATGGCTAGACGCCACGCTGGAACCGACGAACTGGATGAAGCACATACGCTGCGGCTCCAGTTCGGCCGACGCGAACGTGCAGCACTTTCTGAAAGATGGTCAT CTGTGGTACGAAGTGATATGTGATATCAGTCCCGGAAGGGAGCTGTTGCTACGACCAAAGGTTCCTCTTCATCCGCGCGATGGACAAGACGAGCGAGGCAGCGAACGTGGCTCGG GCGGTTCCCAGCACAGCGACAACTACGAGGACGAGTACAATACGTCCAATGATCTTGACTCTAGTCACAACAACAaggagcagcaccagcagcagcagcagcagcactgtcacaacagtagcaacagcaacagcagcggcagaagcagcaacggcagcagcagcggcaaccgGGCGAACGGTCACGGGCCGCACCCGGCAGACGACAGTGGCAACGGAAGCGGTGACCCGCACCATCACGGCGACGTcaaggaggaggacgaggacgagcaCGGTATCGACGCGCGGTGTGTCGTCTGTGATCGCCAGTGTCACGATATTGATCA GCTCGACGATCATCTCGTGATCTCGCACCATTATCCAAAGGACGCCTACAGGTGTGAGCTTTGTCCGAGAGCGTACAGCTACAGACCGTCGTTGCTCCGTCACCGGGCGATCGTGCACGGCGAGCTAAGGCGCTTTCCGTGCGAAAACTGTCCCAAG AACGAAGATACCGATGCGAGCACAGCAACAACCCCCAACACTTCCTCATCGAGCGAACTATTCAGTTACCTTCTGCAAGCTCATGATACTAGG GTTTTTACCGACCCGTCGAACCTTCAGCGCCACATCCGGACGCACCACGTGGGAGCCCGCAGTCACGCGTGTCCAGAGTGTGGCAAGACGTTCGCCACCTCGTCCGGTCTGAAGCAGCACACGCACATCCACTCGTCGGTGAAGCCGTTCCAGTGCGAGGTGTGCTTCAAGTCGTACACCCAGTTCTCCAACCTGTGCCGCCATCGGCGCATGCACGCCGACTGCCAGGTGCAGATAAAGTGTAACAAGTGCGGCGACAGCTTCAGCACTACGACGTCCCTGTCGAAGCATAAGCGATTCTGTGACTCGACCGCTGTCACCCGTGGCTCACTCCATCCCGGAGCGCATCCATCGCAGCTGCGTCATCCACACGACCCCTATCCGCACGGCACACGGTCACATTCGGGTGGCAGTCAGCCTGGTACACCCGGCGGTAGTGCAggagcatcagcagcagcagcagcagcagcggcaagtGGAGGACCAGGAGCACTTCATTCGCTACCACCCGGTATGGCGACGCCACCGAACCCATTCCTGATGTTTCCGGGCGCTCCGTTCTTTGCTCCGGGCTTCCGGCCATATCCCGGAATGCCTGGAATATTCCCACCCGCACCCGGGCAGGTTCCTCAGTTCCCGCTGTCCTTCTTTCCAAAGCCGGCAGGACCTGGCCCACTGTCTGATCAGGAACGTCGCACACCATCGCCAGCCTCTCGGCATCTCAGTCTGCTCGAAAGCTACGGCCAGCAGTCGATGAAGATCTCTCCACCGACTGGTGAGGAAGCGTCAAACCATCTGCGTCCCTCACCAGCACGTCCAATTCCGGTCAGCTTCAActcggcggcggcagcagtggCATTGCTTTCGGGATCTCCTGGCCCGTTGATGGGCGGCAATCATAGCCTGCCGGCGACGGAGCCAATGCAGCCCGAACGCGGCACCAATAACAATCACATCAAGGAGAACAACAATCACAATCAAACGAATGGCACTAGTTCCTACGGTGGACagacacagcagcaacagcaccagagACGAACCTCGAGCCGCAGCAGCTCGGTGACTGCTGTGAAGGAGGAATTCAACCGCGAGTCTTCGGATGTTGAAGAAGGAGAGGCTGGAGTTTCTACGATTCGTGTGAAAAATTTCTCCACCCGGTCGAAGAATGCATCGGGCGATTCGAGCAAGTCGCCGGCATTGTCTGAGGATAGAGGTTCAGTCCACCGTCGGAGAAGTCGCACGGTGGAGGATGGTGACACGTCTGAATCTGAGGAGTTTGCTTCTGAAGCCAAGAAG GCAAAGAAAGATGGAGACACTTCTGGTTCCGCTGAACAACCGTTGGATCTGAGTCTTTCGAAGAAGTCAAAAAAcgacgatgaagatgatggAGCTGAGGCGGATGAAGAGAAGGATGCTACCGAGGAGATAGACAACCGTAGCTCCAACCGAAGCCCAACTCCGATCGAAGTGACTAGCCCAAGGTCCACACCGACACCGTCAGTACCGACGCCCAACTCGTCGGATGTTCCGCACCATGATCTATCGCTCAGAGCACGTGCCCGCAACAACACTGGATCTTCAATTTCTCCGAAAGCTGCGTCTCCACTAGCAGATGCGTTCACACTACCAAGTCCTTCTCCGTCACTCTCACCACGTCCCTCTCCGTCGCCCTCATCACCGGGAGCCGGAGTCACTGGAGCCGGAGCGCACCATCAACCCATCTCCTACCCACGACCGATCTACCCGCTTCTTCTCGAAGCCATGTACCACCGTGGACCGGGTGGAATGGGTGGCTTTCAGCGGCCCGCCTTTAACTTCCTGGACTCGCTGGAATCGAACCTAGATCTGCTCAAGCGTAGCCGTCAGTACATGCCCTCGAAAGCGTTTCATCAAGCGGCAATGATGCCACCGGGCTtcggtgttggtggtgctggcACCGCAGTTCCTGGCAGCGCTGGAGGACCCGTCCCGGCGGGCAAAGTAAAGGATCGGTACTCGTGCAAGTACTGCGGCAAGGTGTTCCCTCGTTCGGCCAACCTTACACGCCATCTGCGTACGCATACGGGCGAACAGCCGTACAAGTGTCGGTACTGTGAGCGTTCGTTCAGCATCTCGAGCAATCTGCAGCGACACGTCCGCAACATCCACAACAAGGAACGTCCATTTAAATGTCACCTGTGTGAGCGTTGCTTTGGTCAGCAGACAAATTTGGACCGGCATCTGAAGAAGCACGATGCGGATGCGGCCGGGCTTGTGCTGGGTGACTCACCTTCCTCCAACGAAGCGGAACGTGGGGAAGATGTGTTCTTCGATGAGATCCGCTCGTTCATGGGCAAGGTTACGTACTCGGGCCCAACGTCCTTGCTGCCTGCTGGAGCGGGACTTTCCGGAGCTTCTGAGGTGGAACCGACCCTGAAGGGCGATGGAGATGATGGTGAGAGTAGCGTATCGGGAAGACGCCGCTATGCAACTCCATTGGATGTGACgggcggtgatgatgatgaggaggaagaggatgaAGATGAAGAGGAGGACGCAGCCAGCTGTGACGGTGAGAGTGATCTGATCAACATCGATTCCGACAAGGATACGATCAATAATAATGACACGATCGAGGTGTCTACCTAA